The proteins below are encoded in one region of Fimbriimonadaceae bacterium:
- a CDS encoding prepilin-type N-terminal cleavage/methylation domain-containing protein, which yields MQGSRRLRRAFTLIELLVVIAIIAILAAILFPVFAQAKDSAKQTQCIAQMKQIGLGLQMYMPDNDDNWAPVANIVDSDPKFAPQQMWVGYDNNNSWCYEFCGDMTKPAVNPIRPGMIDPYLKSYEVKVCPKKEARWQLALAYNYFRQGRYSYYYNRNPKAMDNEFGPGAKNCRTSYKWGVEECDGANNGELDDPANTLAVWEHASYVVVCNFLQQPDWFNAPPAYDKRYRDHFNFLHRDGAVTIWGDGHTRRMVFGQLRRPMFSVRKDIYEGQ from the coding sequence GTGCAGGGCTCTCGCCGCCTTCGTCGCGCCTTTACGTTGATCGAGCTGTTGGTCGTGATCGCGATCATCGCCATCCTCGCCGCCATCCTCTTCCCTGTTTTCGCGCAGGCGAAGGATTCGGCCAAGCAGACCCAATGCATCGCCCAGATGAAGCAGATCGGGCTTGGTCTGCAGATGTACATGCCGGACAACGACGATAACTGGGCGCCGGTGGCGAACATCGTCGACAGCGACCCGAAGTTCGCCCCCCAACAGATGTGGGTGGGATACGACAACAACAACAGCTGGTGTTACGAGTTCTGCGGGGACATGACGAAGCCCGCCGTGAACCCGATCCGACCTGGCATGATCGACCCGTACCTCAAGAGCTATGAGGTGAAGGTGTGCCCGAAGAAAGAGGCCCGCTGGCAGCTCGCCTTGGCTTACAACTACTTCCGCCAAGGGCGCTACTCGTACTATTACAACCGCAACCCAAAGGCGATGGACAACGAGTTCGGCCCAGGCGCGAAGAACTGCCGCACAAGCTATAAGTGGGGGGTTGAGGAATGCGACGGCGCGAACAATGGCGAACTCGACGACCCCGCGAACACGCTGGCCGTCTGGGAGCACGCCTCATACGTGGTCGTGTGCAACTTTCTGCAGCAGCCGGACTGGTTCAATGCGCCGCCCGCTTATGACAAGCGATACCGCGACCATTTCAACTTCCTTCACCGGGACGGGGCGGTGACGATCTGGGGCGACGGTCACACCCGCCGCATGGTCTTCGGCCAGCTGCGGAGGCCGATGTTCAGCGTACGCAAGGACATTTACGAGGGCCAGTAA